Proteins encoded by one window of Nomascus leucogenys isolate Asia chromosome 19, Asia_NLE_v1, whole genome shotgun sequence:
- the RCVRN gene encoding recoverin, whose protein sequence is MGNSKSGALSKEILEELQLNTKFSEEELCSWYQSFLKDCPTGRITQQQFQSIYAKFFPDTDPKAYAQHVFRSFDSNLDGTLDFKEYVIALHMTTAGKTNQKLEWAFSLYDVDGNGTISKNEVLEIVMAIFKMITPEDMKLLPDDENTPEKRAEKIWKYFGKNDDDKLTEKEFIEGTLANKEILRLIQFEPQKVKEKIKNA, encoded by the exons ATGGGGAACAGCAAAAGTGGGGCCCTGTCCAAGGAGATCCTGGAGGAGCTGCAGCTGAACACCAAGTTCTCGGAGGAGGAGCTGTGCTCCTGGTACCAGTCCTTCCTGAAGGACTGCCCCACCGGCCGCATCACCCAGCAGCAGTTCCAGAGCATCTACGCCAAGTTCTTCCCCGACACCGACCCCAAGGCCTACGCCCAGCATGTGTTCCGCAGCTTCGATTCCAACCTCGACGGCACCCTGGACTTCAAGGAGTACGTCATCGCCCTGCACATGACCACGGCGGGCAAGACCAACCAGAAGCTGGAGTGGGCCTTCTCCCTCTACGACGTGGACGGTAACGGGACCATCAGCAAGAATGAAGTGCTGGAGATCGTCATG GCTATTTTCAAAATGATCACTCCCGAGGACATGAAGCTCCTTCCAGATGATGAAAACACGCCGGAAAAGCGAGCTGAGAAGATCTGGAAGTACTTCGGgaagaatgatgatg ATAAACTTACCGAGAAAGAATTCATTGAGGGGACACTGGCCAATAAGGAAATTCTGCGACTGATCCAGTTTGAGCCTcaaaaagtgaaggaaaagataaagaaCGCCTGA